A genomic window from Actinomycetaceae bacterium MB13-C1-2 includes:
- a CDS encoding helix-turn-helix domain-containing protein, whose protein sequence is MDINVPIATADTFANFARRTRIELGLTQEELTKKAGRSRKWVTCVERQEIMPTLPAVISVVKALGYALVLEPFLEEDSDIIATILGDQ, encoded by the coding sequence GTGGACATAAACGTGCCAATCGCCACCGCGGACACCTTTGCCAACTTTGCGCGTCGTACTCGCATTGAGCTTGGCCTCACCCAAGAGGAACTGACAAAGAAGGCCGGGAGATCTCGCAAATGGGTAACTTGCGTAGAACGGCAGGAAATCATGCCCACATTGCCCGCTGTGATTAGTGTTGTGAAAGCACTTGGCTACGCCCTCGTTCTTGAGCCGTTTCTTGAAGAGGACTCCGATATCATCGCGACGATACTGGGGGACCAATGA
- a CDS encoding zinc ribbon domain-containing protein → MYCYENGVHATWCQSCSMPMKDPEHFGSENDGTASTEYCAYCYSNGAFTADVSMEEMIQICADMDFPMLDENGRIMGRDQKATIMRQSFSTLARWK, encoded by the coding sequence ATGTACTGCTATGAAAACGGCGTGCACGCTACGTGGTGTCAGAGTTGCAGTATGCCAATGAAAGATCCCGAGCACTTCGGCTCGGAGAACGATGGTACCGCAAGCACAGAATACTGCGCATACTGCTACAGCAACGGGGCATTCACCGCCGATGTGAGCATGGAAGAGATGATTCAAATCTGTGCAGACATGGACTTTCCGATGCTTGATGAGAACGGCCGCATCATGGGCCGCGACCAGAAGGCAACGATCATGCGACAGTCGTTCTCCACGCTCGCGCGCTGGAAATAG